A region of Chloracidobacterium sp. DNA encodes the following proteins:
- a CDS encoding TonB-dependent receptor: protein MKNYIYYFALCVCLMAVTGTQALGQNRISGTVTDEAGLVVPGAAVTLANAQQVVLAAVETDEQGKYSFENVAEGSYVLTASRKDFSPQNVSVKVTGSGPIEANLKLQVNQVTGMVTVTADTGLAADKINVPIQLNLITSDGIAQRTTSVLAQVADEEVGVSLQRTSPTIGAILVRGLTEVGVYVDGIRYTNSTQRGGINTFFNLNEPSSLGSVEVQRSPNTAQFGSDGLGGNVQLISRQPEYGFDSPKWNGELNTSFTSADTSFGSNALVGYGTKRFGVLGNIVGRRVNTWRPGGGIESHSSITRFFGLSSDIIGSDRLPDTAFTQYGGTFQMNFAMANDQNVSFRYQRSHQDGGKRYDQLIGGDGNLIADLRNLMLDFGYLRYVKVGAGFFDTFSAKVSYNSQREERINQGGQGNFLAAITNDKERTTVWGVGFFLDKQFARNNFLVGGDHYHDRVTAPSFSTDPATLAVTLVRPRVPNGSTYDLSGIYVQDVFEAVQGRLRLSGALRYNVGQYKARAADAPMVGGAPLFPDDSERFEDFSGRIGATVTITDGLNAAFNYSRGFRAPNITSLGGLGLVGVGFQVSTSSVAGLGATIGTTADATAVSSGFSVSPLSSEISNNYDLSVRYRNRRFEGSLNGFLIDLGKTIVRQTLILPPGAVGTQLGSQTIIAQNSNGAVFVAASTSPVLVQANFSNTRVKGTEAEFVYRFTDSWLTAGNYSHVFAEDKATGVPPNLGGGGIPPQFGFVRLRYQPTGKRYWVEGYANTAGRQTRLSSLDLADRRTGGARTRAQILNYFRRGACIRGITTPGTTGCGSAGGILVSTGETLAQVQNRVLPIGTVINGVLVVDNNTAVPLFGAIPGYALFNVRGGYRFGESHEITADFENIGDKGHRSPGWGIDGSGRSITLRYQYRF, encoded by the coding sequence ATGAAGAACTACATTTATTACTTCGCGTTATGCGTCTGCCTTATGGCGGTCACAGGCACCCAGGCTTTGGGGCAAAATCGCATTAGCGGAACGGTAACGGATGAGGCAGGCTTGGTTGTTCCGGGGGCAGCGGTAACGCTTGCCAACGCCCAGCAAGTAGTGTTGGCAGCGGTCGAGACCGATGAGCAGGGAAAATACAGCTTTGAAAATGTTGCCGAAGGCTCATATGTTCTTACTGCGTCCCGTAAGGACTTTAGTCCGCAGAACGTTTCGGTGAAGGTTACGGGCAGCGGACCCATTGAAGCCAACCTGAAGCTTCAGGTTAATCAAGTAACAGGAATGGTGACCGTGACAGCCGATACCGGCCTTGCAGCGGACAAAATTAATGTACCGATCCAGCTCAACCTCATCACTTCCGACGGCATAGCGCAGCGTACGACTAGTGTTCTTGCGCAGGTCGCCGATGAAGAAGTGGGAGTTTCGCTGCAGCGGACGAGTCCCACTATAGGAGCGATCTTGGTCCGCGGGTTGACCGAGGTAGGTGTTTACGTTGATGGCATCCGGTACACGAACTCGACACAACGCGGCGGCATCAATACGTTTTTCAATCTCAATGAACCGTCATCTCTCGGTTCCGTCGAGGTACAACGTAGCCCCAATACGGCACAGTTCGGCTCGGACGGCCTCGGCGGCAACGTCCAGTTAATCTCACGACAGCCTGAGTATGGGTTTGACTCTCCCAAATGGAACGGTGAACTAAACACCTCGTTCACCAGCGCAGACACTTCGTTCGGCAGTAATGCCCTGGTCGGTTATGGCACGAAAAGATTCGGTGTGCTGGGCAATATTGTGGGGCGCCGCGTAAACACCTGGCGCCCGGGCGGCGGCATTGAGAGCCATTCTTCGATTACGCGATTTTTCGGCCTCTCGTCAGACATCATCGGCAGCGACCGACTTCCCGATACTGCGTTCACGCAATACGGCGGCACATTTCAGATGAACTTTGCTATGGCGAACGATCAGAATGTGAGTTTTCGCTATCAACGAAGTCACCAAGACGGCGGCAAGCGTTACGATCAATTGATTGGCGGCGACGGCAACCTGATCGCGGATCTTCGCAATTTGATGCTCGATTTTGGCTACCTTCGTTATGTCAAGGTTGGAGCCGGCTTCTTTGATACCTTCTCGGCGAAAGTTTCCTATAACAGCCAACGCGAAGAGAGGATAAATCAGGGCGGCCAGGGAAATTTTCTAGCGGCCATCACAAACGATAAAGAACGTACAACCGTTTGGGGTGTCGGCTTTTTCCTGGACAAGCAGTTTGCGCGGAACAATTTTCTCGTCGGCGGCGATCATTATCACGACAGGGTCACGGCGCCGTCCTTCAGCACCGACCCTGCAACGCTAGCTGTTACGCTTGTCAGGCCGCGGGTTCCGAACGGATCGACCTACGATCTAAGCGGCATTTACGTTCAGGATGTGTTTGAAGCGGTGCAGGGTCGATTGAGGTTAAGCGGCGCACTGCGTTATAACGTCGGGCAATATAAGGCTCGTGCGGCCGATGCTCCGATGGTCGGCGGAGCCCCGCTCTTTCCGGACGACTCGGAGAGGTTTGAGGATTTTTCAGGCAGGATCGGAGCAACCGTCACTATCACTGATGGGTTGAACGCCGCCTTTAATTACTCGCGTGGGTTTCGAGCTCCGAATATCACCAGTTTGGGCGGACTCGGACTCGTCGGCGTCGGCTTTCAAGTCTCTACCTCCAGCGTGGCAGGACTCGGTGCAACGATAGGCACCACCGCCGATGCTACGGCCGTGTCTTCGGGCTTTTCTGTCTCGCCTTTAAGCTCAGAGATCAGCAACAATTACGATCTTAGCGTCCGATATAGAAACCGGAGATTTGAGGGTAGCTTGAACGGCTTCCTGATCGATTTGGGTAAAACGATCGTTCGCCAGACACTCATTTTGCCTCCCGGAGCTGTTGGCACGCAACTTGGCAGTCAAACTATAATCGCGCAAAATTCTAACGGCGCCGTGTTCGTAGCGGCTTCCACTTCACCGGTACTTGTACAGGCAAATTTCAGCAACACGCGGGTAAAAGGCACCGAGGCAGAATTTGTTTACCGATTTACGGATTCGTGGTTGACGGCGGGAAACTATTCGCATGTTTTTGCCGAGGACAAGGCGACCGGAGTTCCCCCTAATCTTGGCGGTGGTGGAATACCGCCTCAATTCGGTTTTGTGCGGCTGCGATATCAACCGACAGGTAAACGATACTGGGTCGAGGGCTATGCGAATACAGCAGGCCGACAAACACGTCTTTCGTCGTTGGATTTAGCAGACAGGCGCACTGGCGGTGCTCGAACGAGGGCTCAGATCCTGAACTATTTCCGACGAGGAGCTTGCATTCGAGGTATAACGACACCGGGAACAACAGGCTGTGGCTCGGCTGGCGGCATCTTGGTCTCGACCGGTGAGACCCTTGCTCAGGTGCAGAACCGAGTGCTTCCAATCGGAACAGTCATCAATGGCGTTCTGGTGGTGGATAACAATACCGCCGTGCCTCTCTTTGGTGCGATCCCGGGCTATGCGTTATTTAATGTACGGGGTGGATATCGATTTGGTGAGAGTCACGAGATCACCGCTGACTTTGAAAATATTGGCGACAAGGGGCATCGTTCACCAGGATGGGGAATTGATGGCTCAGGGAGGAGCATCACGCTGCGTTATCAGTATCGGTTTTAA
- the queD gene encoding 6-carboxytetrahydropterin synthase QueD: MPSFYEVMIERNFSSAHQLRGYKGKCENLHGHNYKIEIYARGEELNNIGLLIDFGDLKTAADEIVKYLDHRNINELPPFDEELNPSAENLARYFLEYLNTRVADERVKVYKVRCFETPTSVATYQVE, from the coding sequence ATGCCATCATTCTACGAAGTAATGATCGAACGCAATTTCTCATCGGCTCATCAACTGCGTGGGTATAAGGGAAAGTGCGAAAATCTGCATGGGCACAATTACAAGATCGAGATCTATGCTCGCGGCGAGGAGTTGAACAATATTGGGCTGTTGATAGATTTTGGTGACTTGAAAACGGCGGCGGACGAGATCGTAAAATACCTCGACCATCGCAATATCAATGAGCTGCCGCCATTTGACGAAGAGTTGAACCCGTCGGCTGAAAATCTAGCCCGATATTTTCTCGAATACCTTAATACGCGCGTTGCGGACGAACGTGTGAAAGTTTATAAAGTTCGTTGTTTTGAAACACCAACCAGTGTTGCTACCTATCAAGTCGAGTGA